ttttaagtagattATTTTAAGATCTCATGATGTTATATTATGCtcacattaattaatatttatgaataaGAAAATGTGTATTTGTGTATGCACACCTCGGCAATGGCATGATGTTTAAGGGTgtggtaaaaattatttttttaagtattttttatttaaaaatattaaaaaaaaaaaaaatttaatattatatatcaaaaaatttaaaaatattaaaaaatatattattatgacCTACAAAGATGGAGATAGGCATGACATATGAAATGATGTTTCAGAGTATAGTaggtgttattttttatttgaaaatatattaaaaatatatattttttaaaaaaatatcttttaatagtattatatcaaaataatttaaaaaatataaaaaattaattttaataaaaatatatatttttttttagtttaatgtgggtgtccgggccagtttgCGCGTACcttgactaatcccacgggccctgaagttaacgactatgtaagtctccagtgaccatcatatgagcaactccAGAgcttgaacctgagaccacaaagAGAGTAAATTTTTTGGTCCCAAACTCTTATCTCTGAGCCATCACCtagatgattttaataaaaatattattacaactCTTGGAGATGGGGACGGGCATATAGCGTAGCATCAAGAAGGTGCGAAGAAGGATAGGAAGGagtcaatatttgtttttaagaattgaGTACGACTTTCCAAAccgtgttttttgaaaaataaataaaattaaaggctCTAAAATGAGGGTTGAATTCAAAGTTTGGAATGCAGTCTGAATCTTCTGTGAGCCTAATTTGAAGCATTGGGTCAATACTAGAGACATGTCTAGACTACAGAGAGAATAAACCCCATGCTTTTCCATAGTTCATATAAAATCATTCACcaagcaatttattttttaaaaaaaaaatgatatagtttcacttgaagaggcctcaaataattcttaaaaaatcattcataaaCGTTATCAAATGATAACAGTTTAAATGtttggattaaaattttaatttacactTTTGAGTGTTAGTGGATTTTAGCCTTcatttctcaaattaatttagaGTGTCAAATTCAAATCCAAATACTAAATAAACAACTAGAAAATAAGAATCAACCTTCTTAaaagttctatatatatatatatatatatatatagagagagagagagagacagagagagagagagacatatACTCATCCAAGTCCTTGCATTCATGTTTTGTTGTGCAttcacataataaaattatttttttttcaaaaaaattctttcactttgatcctcaacttatttttcttttaattagttCTTTAAAATTACATTTCTTTGAAATTGTTAGTGGTTATTTGTTTTCACGCCTGCATGTGAGGGCTTTGTAGTATCAAGACAATATTCTAACACTCGGTTGATGttcattttagtaaaataaaatttaatgtttttaattaataagaatTAGAACTTCAATTATTGAATTCAAAGCATGAACAAATATTTAGTCCCTTTTTCCTATTAAGATCAAGATTGCTTTGTATGTtaaataaaagtgtttttttttacactcaacttttatttttttaatttaatccttttacattggttttatttgaaatttaacttaatagtttgttttgattGTCTATGTATTAAGCTTTTGCAATATCGAGGGAAAAGTTTGGTGCTTAGTGAATACTCTAGTttgctaaaacaaaaaaaaaaagctagtgtTAAGCGACCACAATTATGGTCCCTTTAAGTGTGGTGCTTAGTTTCAATTGTGATCTTTTAAGTGTTAAAGGACCACAATTGAAACTCAAACAAATATAGAGACTAGAGTAAATAAACAAGGCAAATAAACTAGTGCATGTATCTCATGCATAAGCAAGTGAAAGTCTTTTATGATATTTAGGCAGCATGTGAGGCATAACTAAGTAGTCAAATAGTGGCTTCCATGGTAATGTTGGAAGCGCCACTTCCATGCCTTTTTAGGTGGTGTGGCGCATGTACAAAGGGTTGTGGTAGTtggattttaatgatttttttttttattattattattttttttatggaattgtgcTAGCCTGCAAAAATTCAGAGATGCCCTATTATTTGTTATCTGTATCAAATATGATtatcgttttttttatttctatttattttgtcttgaatcctttttttattgatttatttttcaattcatctattaaaatttggttttatttaatttttatatcaaattttatccttaattttttttattgctctttgtttttttttgtccttttattaattgattttttttttcaatttcatctcttagcatttgaattttatttttttatgccatTTTTTGTCAtcattctctttatttattaatatttattttatttttttatctattttttttatttaatctctaaaaagatattattgaaaatttagctttataatttttgagtTTGTGTTCCATAAGCTAGTTGTCAACTCTATACCTAGGTCATTGGTCTTGAAGAATAGCTCCAATTGACCTCAatcaattttagattattttttaatttaaaaataattaacatagtTGGATTGTTGGGACTTGGGTAAATGcttttagtaaaataattgtTTCAGTTTCAAGTTACCCTACCTGCTTACTCTAATCTCAAGATTTAACTTTTAAAGATTAagccttatgattttttttttattatttacaaaattatcctgatctcataaCTAAAATCATTATAATCCTCAAGTTTGCACAATcagctaaaatatatattttttctctcaaattattttcttaaaattgaaTATGTTCTCGTTTGATgaagtaattattaaaaataatgtggTGTCTTACGAAGCAAGTTCCTTTAAGACTTTTTTTACCGCCATCATTACTATTAGAGCTATCAGGAGAACTTGTCTTGTCATGCATCATATTTAAGTTCACACCACTTAAATTACTTTGTATTTCTTTCTCACTGTCGCTTATAATCAAcagataaattaacaaaatatatattagacaTAATCAAAATCTGTAATATTAAATGTTTCCCTTTATTTTATCTGTTGCACttaacttttattatttataaatatatggtATCGCAGATACCATACAGCTTCCCTGTGGCAAGGGGCTGGTTGATTGAGTGAATTCTTGTTTGAATCCAGCTCCCTCAATCCTACTTTTTGAACAAACATGCGTGTTATTGTGTTCCAACAGAAATCACTTCCCAGTAATGAGGAGATAGCAGAAACCATTCCATAAATTCTAAAGCATTTGAGAATTCTGAAGACTTGGGAACCTGATAATGGTGATTATTTGATCGAAACAGTAACTAAAATCAGCCCCCATGTTGCAAGAACTGACAGAGCTTGAGCATTCGTCGTTCCACTATTCGGAAAGAGAAGGCGTTGGCCATTGTCAATTATCTTCCAAGGATCAAGTTCTGTTTTCCTTGTAGCTTACGAATTCCTAGTTTAGTTTTGAGGATCTGCCATTTTTTCTGTAAACGTTCAaagttttgtacttttttttattggatacaAGTCATTGAACGTTGAATTTCATCTATGCATATATCATAAATTTGCATAGTTTTGGACAGAAGATGGCCTGTCAAATTACTTAGTATATGTATGATCTGGTGATGGTGTAACGCAATTGCAGTCATATTTACTCTCAGAAATCCTAATGGAATCATATGAGGTGATAAATTAACACGGATGAACAGTCGAAACATCGCCGGAGATATACTGTATAGCTGCGATGGCAAAGCATGTATACTTGCTGCAAAAGCCAAATGCTGAGCATTGATTCAAGACTGAACCCACCAGAACCGATGAAGTATACACAACGAATCTCTGCATAATCACCACCAGAAATGTCCAATGCACTCAGAATGCCTTTGAGGGATCTTCCATTAATGGCTATTACAGGAGGAGAAACTGCAGCAAAATGCAGAAGGCAATGTGGAGCGAATAGATGTGGAGAAAATAACGCAACATGGAAGCATTTTCTGTCCTCGGAGCTTGACAAAGCAGACGATACCATAACCAGTTTGCTGCAGGAAATCCACAGACCAGGTAGGCCATTGCGTGGAACAAGACTTTTGTTTCTACCCCACCTACCATCCGCAAAGTTTAGCAGATACGGCATTTCAAAAAAGACATTCAATCCTAAAAATGTTGAGAGATGCCACATTCAGCAATATTTTCCAGTGGTCATCTATTTCATCTACGAAGGGGTTTTACTTGATTCCAAAGTAGATTACTACAATAAGGACCTGCTGCCATGAGGAGAGAATCTTAAAGGAAAGTGGAAGCTACAAAATCTATGATACGAAGAGAACCAGAAAACCTATGGAAGCTTTGTGTTTTCCTCGTACAAATCTAAATCTAACAACACATGGAAATCTTTCGTTCTACGTGCAAACAATCCATCTGTAATAACATCTAGCAACAAGAACACGAGTTCAGAAGACATTTTGTCCGCACATACATGGACCTAGCAGCATGTCTGGTGACAGTACTTTAGCACTGCAAGACCCGCACATTaccatactaaaaaaatattgactacAAGTAAGACCCCAACTAGAGCCTGATATGGAAGTTCTTAAACATAAACGCTGCAGAACACGAAGTGGAGATCAGAGACTTGGTGAATTGTGCTGCAGTACAGCAGACCTTAAATTTCTTCCCCAAAATAACTCATTGTTCATCTATGGGTGATACACAAAGGAATCTATATGCCTTGAATTTGCAAAATTGGAGCAACAAGTAATGAATTAATTATGAACATCAATAGAAGCTAGGACTAAATCACACGTATAGATATGACCGTGTGTGTATGATGTAAGATGTAGAAGACTAAACTAGGGGTTATGCCGTCGGTTAAGCAGTCTTAGTTTTCTAAGAAAAGGATCGACCCAATTTTTGTCCTCCTTTACAGCTTGATTCCAGCGATCCTTAAATATTTGAAGCTCCCACGTTGATTGCCTTCTAATCTGATCAGTCCATTAAAAGAAAACCACAGTTAATCAAATTACTGAAATGATAGCATAGTTGCAAAGTAACAGTACTAGACCATGCTTGATATCAGAACCTACTATTCTATCAGTTTTTAATAGCCGAATATAAGTTCCAGATCTCAATTAGAATCAGCCAAAGAGCATAACTTAGAGAGCATGTAAACAATCAAGGTAGCAATCCTAGACTACTTGGCAGCTCTTCTGCCTATTGCAGGCATTTCATGTCAAGTAGAATATAAGTCTTTAAAATACTCAAAACATAGACTAGAGGACTCTTCTCACCTCCATCCTAGGATCCATGCCTGTAGCACTGTGTCCCTGAAAGTCAGGAGAGAATAAATCAAAAAAGGGAAGGTTAAAATTATAGGAATTAATTGATGCAGCTACAATATAGCATTGATGAAAAAAGATCTTCTATTACACCAAGCATAGTTTACCTTAGTCAACTCTTCTGTATTTGACGCCTAAACACAGAGAGAGCaagatgatattaataatagaaaataataagcATGTGGACAAAAAACATCTAATAAGAAAATAGCtgtaattccttttcttttcttttttttccttgagagAAAAAGGCGAGCAGGATGACCTTTCTTCCAGGGGGTCCATGCCCACCCAGAGTTTGTATGCCCTTGTGAACAATATATTCACTATCAACAACTCCCACCTTCTTCGTGCGATCTCCCTGTATAATGCCACATCTATCAATGGTATCATAACATTCTTTTCTACTTTCACAAGTATACATGGCAAACAAGATAAAGAAATAGATAAAACAAAAAGGTCATCAAGCATTAAAGTACATGAAAATAGGGGTTTGGTTCTATATTGTAATGTGGTAAACAATGGTTAATAATTATTCCAAGACAAAGGATCAGCGAGTTACCTTGTCGGCACACTGACTTATTTATATCTGCATTTACTCTCAATTCCTAATTGACATAAAATGATTTCCTTCTAGTGAAAAGGTGCTAAGTCCCTAGGaggcagaaaaaagaaaaagatcaacTTTTCAATCCTAGCATCTTATGGAAATGGTCTTTGCCAGTGGGTTACAGTGAGGGCATGGCAAGAAGATTCTCTAGTGTGCTAATGATTGTTGATAACCATAAAATTCTTCATCCAAAACCACTCATAATCCATCACTCTTCATGAAATTTTCTTACATTTTCCATATCTACATAATTTTTATGCTGCTTCATGATACCACATTTATTTGGCAATAGCCATACCTCCTGCAACCTTTCCTACTACTATCTTAGTTCTGAAAATAACTCTGTTAGCAGCATTGAGCCAAGAATTGAGGGGGAGAAAAATAGTCAGAGAAACTGAAAATAGTCCCAGAAATATCATGTTCGACATACCTGCGCACAATATCCAAGTTTCATATCCATTCCCCATCCATGGACTAGATCATtctggaaattaaaaaaagaaacgaaaagaaGTTCCATGATGTGTTAATCAACCTTAAGGCAAAAGTGCACTTAATTTGCAATCATGCTATAGTGGGTAGAGTAGAGCTTAACCGTATGTCCATATATTCCACCTAACAAAAGTGAGTTATATGCAATGCACCATTTATTTATGTAAAGTGTTttcttggaaaatattttccttgcTTTCCTAGGTTTGGTGCAGCTAGGCAAAATGAGTCAAAGGAACTcgtcaggaaaatattttccacatACCTGCCACCTCATCAGAAAACAACTCATCTTTTCAAACAATATTCCCCatagaattctttttttttccaaaatcaatttgttttgcTGCAAGCAAACAAGGCCTAAATCCTAAATGCTTCTCAACTAAATTTCACACAAGACAACCTGCTTAGACTAGAGCATCAAATAGCAAGTCCAGAGGGGATCGATGGCTTATTGATAGTGTTACATAGAGAACCTTTTTTTAACTAGAACAATCAAAACTTAGATTACCTGTATAAGATGCCAAGCACAGTACCAAGCAGATCTTGAAAATACTGGAGCCATACCCTCCACAAATCTACAGATGTGACATGGATAAAATTAGGATTGCTACAATCCTTACAAGAACAATAAAGTACATCCTTCAATGGGTATCACAAGTATTGAAGTTCCATGAAAAAGATGAACTCAAGGTGTAGCTTCTCAAACAGTCAGTAAACAGAACTTCTAGTACTATTTGACAGAATATTAGATTATTCACCCAAAAGCTTAAGGTGTTAGGTAAGACCTCGacatatgatttatataattttctaacaTGTCATTTCAAGTGAAAACTTTTTGAGTTTGAAATTTACAGACGCACACTACcttggatttaatttttatcaaatagaatggaagtggtgagatttgaacttgtgaccgcttggtcaACAAGGTTGTGATACCTTATTAAAGATCCATCCcaacctaaaaacttaaattgttaggtgaggatccaagatatgatttatataattctctaacagtcaacttttcaaaaatagaaaaccaaaagaaagaaatgatgttTAGGTTAAATAACTGAAAGTTAGCCGCAAATGGGGCAGTAACTGAAATAAGTAGAAGTCAGAAACATAGGATTGCACCAAATTGTAAAGAGCAAACGACAAGACATATCACAACTAGAGGAATGCAATAGGTTACCCAGTGCATGGTGGCCCCTCACTGACATCAGAACATTTGGTGCTGCCTCTGCGTTCATAAACTCTTCTGCTCATggtaaattattttgtataagAGTTACAATTGTCTacagaaattttaatttagtaaAAGCCATGCCATTCACCTATGAAACTTCTTTGTTCTGGCACGAATAGTAATTCTATGATGTATTTCAGTTGAATTTGGGTCCAGAGCTGGCTGAGATATCTCCAGGCCTTCATATCTCACAATTTTCAGGTATCtagacaaaaattaaaagaaaaaggaattatAAATCAATCTTGTTTTTTAAGACAGGGCCTGAGCCTATTCACACTTATGTTCtcataaaaaagaatttcaaatcaaGTAAGAGTATGGAATTGGTTGACTCCAACAATCCTTGGTCTCTCTCCTAAATCATGTAATTCCAAATTGTCCTAGATATAATAATACTAAGATGGTTCACCAAGTAAAATAAACCCTCTTAGTATGAACATCCTTAGCAAAAGATAATCCTGTTCCAGCAAGAGTTTGGAGAGCAGATTTAATTGTAGTCATTAACTATCCAAAAGACATGataaaagaaagacaaaaattGAATCATGGATATCTATAAATGAGtggtagaaaataataaaaaatgggaATGAAGATGAGAACAAGCCTAGTAGTTTCTAGTAAATTGGAGCACTAAGAAGGTCCTAATTGATTAATGTTTTTCAGACATAGCTATAAGTCACAAGTTTATATTGTAGTGACAAAGGGAAAATATAAAGACAACCCATTACCAAAAGCTGGCATCATAAACATGTGAAAAAGAGAAATGTCCAGCAAACTAACCTCCCTGGATTAAAATGCTCTACCCCAAGATCTTCATCCCATAGAAATATGTAATCATAAATAGACACAACAGCTGGATGCAGAAAGCGTTTTGCAAACCACctgaaaagcaaagaaagagagtttctttttagaaaaaaaaaaaggaacaatccaagtaaaaaaaaaaaggcatgtcTTCTTTTCATGAGTTTAACCCATGAAATCCTGCCTCCGTCGAGGCTAAATGATTTGTTAATCATCTGTTTAAACCATACAAAGAAAGGTGGTAAAAAGTAACCAGAAAGGAAATTATCAAGGTTGAACTTACCACTTCGTTTGGTTCTTAGCAGCTATGTGTATGACTTCATTACTCCAGTCTAGATCCCACCACCCATCCACTTTGCCATCATAATGAAATAGAATAACTGTAAAATTCTCTGGAAGAAACTGAATTCAATGATATTAGGCAAGAAATGTTCAGTTGATGaaccaaaaacattaaacaagACAGTGTGCAATACTTTTTGGACAATACGATTGACATTATCCTTTTGCTTGATGCCAACTGGAATTGCCAGCAAGAATCGACGGGTAGAAGGATCAGCCTGCATTTGAATTCCAATTTAAGTCAAGAATAACACTGCATACATGTTCTGTTCAGTGTTGTTCCAACACAAGAATCAAGcactattatataaataatccaAATTTATATGGTcataaacaagaacaaaattCTGACACAAACTTGAATTGATAGCACAGTTCAAACTtcaaagggataaaaaaaacaaccttcgACCTTGAACTACTTGTTGACCACAGAGGCTTCAGCTCCAAATCTGAGCTAGCTCGTATAATACCATGAGGCAAACCAACCAACAGACCAGATGCCAAAGCAGATTCCTATGTCAAAGCACCGGAAGCATCTTCAGATAATGATGAAAACAGAACAATTACAGTACTTTGGAATTTTAATTGGTAGTTCTGAAATTACCTTCAATGAGTCAAAGGGGTACAATTTTTCTTCCATCTGACAATGGTGGAGAAAAACTAGTCAGCAAGCTTTCACCAGGATGTGAGATAAAATGGTAAGAGTTCAACAGATGCGGCACCATTAAAACACACAGCTAGAGCTGAACCTATTTTCTATGTGAAAAATGCAGCTTAACCTGTACCTAGGGGTAAATACAACAACAGAAAAGCTGTAGATGGACCAGCAAATGACACAAGAAGTTATTGAGATTCTGGACTTGACCATACTAAGTTACATTTCTTTCAGAAGTTTGAAATCATTGTCACCAAGTATCTTCTATATCATAAATATTGGAATTAATGCCTTcatgaacaaaaaa
This is a stretch of genomic DNA from Populus alba chromosome 11, ASM523922v2, whole genome shotgun sequence. It encodes these proteins:
- the LOC118031445 gene encoding uncharacterized protein — its product is MTSFRSWKLLKRNYFDGVKFGLKMKQLPFMGFLFTTMLFIVYRTTTYQYKHTEMEEKLYPFDSLKESALASGLLVGLPHGIIRASSDLELKPLWSTSSSRSKADPSTRRFLLAIPVGIKQKDNVNRIVQKFLPENFTVILFHYDGKVDGWWDLDWSNEVIHIAAKNQTKWWFAKRFLHPAVVSIYDYIFLWDEDLGVEHFNPGRYLKIVRYEGLEISQPALDPNSTEIHHRITIRARTKKFHRRVYERRGSTKCSDVSEGPPCTGFVEGMAPVFSRSAWYCAWHLIQNDLVHGWGMDMKLGYCAQGDRTKKVGVVDSEYIVHKGIQTLGGHGPPGRKASNTEELTKGHSATGMDPRMEIRRQSTWELQIFKDRWNQAVKEDKNWVDPFLRKLRLLNRRHNP